One genomic region from Sphingobacterium multivorum encodes:
- a CDS encoding glycoside hydrolase family 3 C-terminal domain-containing protein, which yields MKFNRCFLRLNVLFLLLIAGGKQATMAQSKSYAFLDVKKSREERIQDLIARMSLSEKVQMMKHEFKGIPRLGIPAYDWWNEALHGVARTEEKVTVYPQAIGMAATFNTAAVKQMGDYTATEGRALFNEDLKAGKTGKRYRGLTYWTPNINIFRDPRWGRGQETYGEDPYLTGQIGTAIVRGLEGDNPQYLKAVAAAKHYAVHSGPEHNRHSFNAEVSAYDLWDTYLPAFRQLVMKAKVHGIMCAYNRLDGMPCCGNNVLLNTILRHQWGFKGYVTSDCGGINDFASGHKTHPDNTAAVSAAVLAGTDLECGNLYQLLEQGVKQGALSEKDIDVSLARLLQIWFQLGMFDPQALVPYAKIGREVIESKSHKAHAYKMAQESMVLLKNEHNLLPLNPNKIKRIALIGPNADNGHAQLANYFGTPSEIVTPLSSLQKRYGKQIAIDYLPGTEIMKKIDGGPSFEEIVKKAAAADVIVFVGGITADYEGEAGDAGAAGYGAFVNGDRSTMASPEVQTALLKELKKTGKPLVLVNMSGSVMSFDWESQHVDALLQAWYGGQAAGDAITDVLFGRYNPAGRMPLTTYKRDADLPDFEDYSMANRTYRYFTGEVRYPFGYGLSYTNFEYKQLQTPRIVETGTDVQVTVQVTNSGERDGDEVVQLYVVHPKEGNYKVPNCALKGFQRVFFKKGHSQKITFTLTPEDLALVSEKGELIQKGGAVKIYVGGGQPGKSVGVETEITMQGTAYRPY from the coding sequence ATGAAATTTAACCGTTGTTTTTTGAGACTGAATGTCCTTTTTTTGTTGCTTATTGCTGGGGGAAAGCAAGCGACAATGGCACAAAGCAAAAGTTACGCTTTTCTTGATGTAAAAAAAAGTCGCGAGGAACGTATTCAGGATCTGATTGCGCGAATGAGCCTATCGGAAAAAGTGCAGATGATGAAGCACGAGTTTAAGGGCATTCCACGATTGGGCATTCCGGCATACGATTGGTGGAATGAAGCGCTGCATGGTGTTGCACGGACAGAAGAAAAAGTAACTGTATATCCGCAGGCTATAGGCATGGCAGCTACTTTCAACACGGCTGCAGTCAAACAGATGGGGGATTATACGGCGACAGAAGGTCGCGCATTATTCAATGAAGATCTCAAAGCTGGAAAAACAGGTAAACGCTATCGCGGACTGACCTATTGGACTCCAAATATCAATATTTTTCGTGATCCACGCTGGGGGAGGGGCCAGGAGACTTATGGTGAAGATCCTTATTTGACAGGGCAGATCGGAACGGCTATCGTGCGCGGATTGGAAGGTGATAATCCGCAGTATTTGAAAGCGGTTGCGGCAGCTAAGCATTATGCTGTGCATAGCGGTCCCGAACATAATCGACATTCTTTTAATGCAGAAGTCTCCGCTTATGATCTTTGGGATACTTATCTTCCTGCATTTCGGCAGTTGGTAATGAAAGCAAAAGTACACGGAATCATGTGTGCTTATAATCGATTAGACGGAATGCCCTGCTGTGGCAATAATGTGTTGCTTAATACTATTTTACGCCATCAGTGGGGCTTTAAAGGTTATGTAACTTCGGACTGTGGCGGTATCAATGATTTTGCAAGTGGACATAAGACACATCCGGATAATACAGCGGCTGTCAGTGCGGCGGTTTTGGCCGGAACAGATCTCGAATGTGGTAATCTCTATCAATTGTTAGAACAGGGGGTAAAACAAGGCGCATTATCCGAAAAGGATATTGATGTTTCACTAGCCCGACTTCTGCAGATCTGGTTTCAATTGGGGATGTTCGATCCACAAGCACTGGTACCTTATGCAAAGATTGGTCGCGAAGTTATCGAAAGTAAATCGCATAAGGCACATGCATATAAAATGGCGCAGGAGTCGATGGTGCTCTTGAAAAATGAGCATAACTTGTTACCTCTTAATCCCAATAAAATAAAAAGAATTGCTTTGATTGGCCCTAATGCCGATAATGGACATGCGCAGTTAGCAAATTATTTTGGTACACCTTCGGAAATTGTTACACCACTGAGCAGCTTACAAAAGCGTTATGGAAAGCAAATCGCGATAGACTATCTTCCGGGAACCGAAATTATGAAAAAAATTGATGGTGGTCCTTCATTTGAAGAAATTGTTAAAAAGGCTGCAGCGGCAGATGTTATTGTTTTCGTTGGTGGTATAACTGCAGACTACGAAGGTGAAGCTGGCGATGCTGGTGCAGCGGGGTATGGTGCTTTTGTGAATGGCGACCGATCGACTATGGCTTCTCCTGAAGTGCAGACGGCACTTTTAAAAGAACTGAAAAAAACAGGGAAACCACTTGTATTGGTCAATATGTCGGGATCAGTGATGAGCTTCGATTGGGAATCACAGCATGTAGATGCCCTATTGCAGGCATGGTACGGCGGGCAGGCAGCCGGAGATGCTATTACGGATGTGCTGTTTGGTCGTTATAATCCTGCCGGACGTATGCCTTTGACAACATATAAACGTGATGCGGACTTACCTGATTTTGAGGATTACTCCATGGCAAACCGGACTTATCGTTATTTTACAGGTGAGGTCCGTTATCCATTTGGTTATGGACTGAGCTATACGAACTTTGAATATAAGCAATTACAGACGCCTAGAATCGTCGAAACAGGAACTGATGTTCAGGTCACCGTACAAGTTACAAATAGCGGCGAGCGTGACGGTGATGAGGTTGTTCAATTATATGTTGTTCATCCGAAAGAAGGAAACTATAAAGTACCTAATTGTGCTTTAAAGGGCTTTCAGCGCGTATTTTTCAAAAAGGGGCATTCGCAGAAAATAACGTTCACTCTGACACCAGAAGATTTGGCTCTGGTGAGCGAAAAAGGCGAGTTGATACAAAAAGGTGGCGCTGTCAAAATATATGTTGGTGGCGGTCAGCCGGGAAAATCTGTAGGCGTCGAGACCGAAATTACAATGCAAGGAACCGCGTATCGACCCTATTAA
- a CDS encoding glycosyl hydrolase family 95 catalytic domain-containing protein, with product MKSPNLKLVFLTCFLGFSFYAPGQAQQNAVQQGLLQKSKAVVSQYVANFDRPAVRIPSQVAVDAPLLGNGSTGVAIAGTPDKQTYYLARNDFWRLKSGFNESYPAVLGKVEVAVPMLKKASYEVNVDLYTAIATSTFQAGDTLLEIRSFVSTKDDCLILRLKNKGKQQIKGQINLLLPAEDQFKNNPPAESLFPAVTQQETRGNGTKLICRGFEELVDIPTKAAAAGKIITQQQPAFNLHAGESLTYVCALSSNFKSKNCVEKVLKTLDGLDQKNVKQLEREHKKWWADFWSESYVEIPDKVIEKQYYLSHYVMGSCSRDPQFAPPIFGTWITREIPNWNGDYHLNYNYMAPYYGLYSSNHLGAAGSYEQPLLDFMERGKFYSKEITGISDGLLYPVGIGPKGMETTRQNAIMESVFGGYIQGGQVEHKGLFFGQKSNVSYGVTNMATAFYTTYDRKYAERIYPYVRGAAVFWSNYVKKDENGRYVIFNDAIHEGTVGDSNPILSLGLVRQTLQLATDLSAYLDLDRQLAANWMRVRENLATFPVQERDGQPVFRYTEKGPAWWNDNTLGIQHIFPSMQIDLESDPRWITIARNTIEKMGRWTDNNGTNSFFPAAVRVGYSADSILYHLHRYSQHTYPNGFQLNNPHGIENCSTVPTTINQMLCGVHQQVLKLFPVWPKQQHGQFGNLRVDGAFLVSSKLENGVVAYVEILSEQGRNLILDNPWPGRKISWRKNGKIMQPLEGDRLRIATKKGDRIHLIVAV from the coding sequence ATGAAATCGCCAAATCTTAAGCTCGTTTTTTTAACCTGTTTCCTTGGTTTTAGTTTTTACGCGCCAGGTCAGGCTCAGCAAAACGCTGTACAACAAGGACTATTGCAAAAAAGTAAAGCTGTTGTATCGCAATATGTAGCCAATTTCGATCGACCAGCAGTACGGATACCATCCCAAGTTGCCGTGGATGCCCCATTGTTGGGTAATGGCAGTACTGGAGTGGCAATTGCAGGTACGCCCGATAAGCAGACCTATTACCTGGCAAGAAATGATTTTTGGCGGTTAAAATCTGGATTTAACGAATCTTACCCTGCTGTATTGGGTAAGGTAGAAGTTGCCGTTCCAATGTTAAAGAAGGCGAGTTATGAGGTTAATGTGGATCTTTATACAGCAATTGCAACATCAACCTTTCAGGCAGGAGATACGTTGCTGGAGATCAGATCCTTTGTTTCAACGAAAGATGACTGTTTGATTTTACGGCTTAAAAATAAGGGAAAACAACAAATCAAGGGGCAGATAAATTTGCTTCTCCCTGCCGAAGACCAATTTAAAAACAATCCACCAGCTGAGTCACTTTTCCCTGCTGTCACTCAGCAGGAGACGAGAGGAAATGGAACAAAATTGATCTGCAGGGGCTTTGAGGAGCTGGTCGATATTCCGACAAAGGCTGCAGCTGCTGGAAAAATAATCACACAGCAGCAACCTGCTTTCAACTTACATGCAGGCGAGTCGCTAACCTATGTATGTGCCTTGTCTTCCAATTTCAAAAGTAAGAATTGTGTGGAAAAGGTGCTTAAGACCCTGGATGGTTTAGATCAAAAAAATGTAAAGCAGCTCGAACGCGAACATAAAAAGTGGTGGGCAGATTTTTGGTCCGAGTCTTATGTTGAAATTCCTGATAAAGTGATCGAAAAACAGTATTACCTGTCTCACTATGTGATGGGATCCTGTAGCCGCGATCCACAATTTGCCCCGCCCATCTTTGGAACCTGGATTACCCGCGAGATTCCCAATTGGAATGGTGATTACCATTTGAATTATAACTATATGGCCCCTTACTATGGACTTTATTCTTCCAACCATCTTGGTGCTGCTGGTTCGTATGAGCAACCGCTGCTCGACTTTATGGAACGGGGTAAGTTCTACTCAAAAGAAATAACCGGGATTTCGGATGGATTGCTATATCCGGTGGGAATAGGTCCGAAAGGGATGGAAACAACTCGTCAGAATGCAATCATGGAAAGCGTATTTGGCGGATATATCCAAGGGGGACAGGTAGAGCATAAAGGCTTATTCTTTGGTCAGAAAAGCAATGTGTCCTATGGTGTAACCAATATGGCTACAGCGTTTTATACGACTTACGATCGTAAGTATGCGGAAAGAATATATCCTTATGTGCGTGGTGCAGCTGTGTTTTGGAGCAACTATGTAAAGAAAGATGAAAATGGTCGTTATGTGATTTTTAACGATGCAATTCACGAAGGAACAGTGGGGGATAGCAATCCAATTCTAAGCCTTGGACTGGTAAGGCAAACACTGCAGCTGGCTACCGATCTGAGTGCCTATTTGGATTTGGACCGCCAGCTGGCGGCGAATTGGATGCGGGTCAGGGAGAATCTTGCTACTTTTCCGGTTCAGGAAAGAGATGGTCAACCTGTATTTCGTTATACAGAAAAGGGCCCAGCATGGTGGAATGATAATACATTGGGCATACAGCATATTTTTCCGTCCATGCAGATTGATCTGGAAAGTGATCCGCGTTGGATTACCATTGCGCGTAATACGATCGAAAAAATGGGGCGTTGGACAGATAACAATGGTACTAATAGTTTTTTCCCCGCGGCAGTTCGGGTGGGTTACAGTGCTGATAGTATATTGTATCATTTGCATCGATATAGTCAACATACTTATCCCAATGGGTTTCAACTGAACAACCCGCATGGTATAGAAAATTGTAGTACTGTGCCGACAACCATTAATCAGATGTTATGTGGCGTCCATCAGCAGGTGCTAAAATTATTTCCTGTATGGCCCAAACAACAGCATGGGCAATTTGGCAACCTACGTGTGGACGGCGCCTTCCTTGTGTCATCAAAACTTGAAAATGGAGTTGTCGCCTACGTCGAGATCTTAAGTGAGCAAGGGCGGAACTTGATTCTTGACAACCCTTGGCCCGGACGTAAAATTTCTTGGCGCAAAAACGGAAAAATAATGCAGCCTTTGGAGGGCGATCGCTTACGTATAGCAACGAAAAAAGGAGATCGTATTCACTTGATAGTTGCGGTCTAG
- a CDS encoding DUF2264 domain-containing protein — translation MKYVRLLACITSVFYAVIAQHVVAQQTTTLPATIEQGNQDREYWTGLLYKIVSPVIHNLASGTLKKNMPLEKAPGYMLKAEQVTYLEAVGRTMAGVAPWLSLPDDNTQEGKQRKELRLALLKGIANAVNPTNPDCLDFSKEQQPIVDAAFMAEGFLRAPQALWEPLDATTKSRIIHNFKSLRNRAAYYNNWLLFSALTEAFLLRIGEDADPMRIDIALKKMEEWYLGDGWYSDGPHFAMDYYNSFVIQPMLVDIYRTLMDVKKTGSKEYDVVLKRMQRYATFQERMIGADGSFPPFGRSITYRTGAFQALAQVALMGRYPEGLSPGQIRSAMTAMHRRMFDSCSNFDPNGWLLLGFCGAQPEVADTYTSTGSLYMTTLSFLPLGLPANDPFWTSKLEDWTTKKAWRGEAFKKDYKVGY, via the coding sequence ATGAAATATGTTAGATTGCTTGCCTGCATAACCTCCGTGTTTTATGCCGTGATAGCTCAACACGTAGTCGCTCAGCAGACTACTACTCTTCCTGCAACAATTGAACAAGGAAATCAAGATCGTGAATATTGGACAGGACTACTTTACAAAATTGTATCTCCGGTGATCCATAACCTCGCTTCGGGAACACTGAAAAAGAATATGCCGCTGGAAAAGGCTCCAGGGTATATGTTAAAGGCTGAGCAGGTTACCTACCTGGAAGCTGTGGGGCGTACCATGGCCGGTGTTGCGCCTTGGTTGTCGCTTCCTGATGACAATACGCAAGAGGGGAAACAGCGTAAAGAATTGCGTTTGGCATTGCTAAAAGGAATTGCCAATGCCGTGAATCCAACGAATCCCGATTGCTTGGATTTCAGCAAGGAGCAACAACCCATTGTCGATGCGGCATTTATGGCAGAAGGCTTTTTAAGAGCGCCTCAAGCACTTTGGGAACCTTTGGACGCAACTACAAAATCAAGGATTATCCATAATTTTAAAAGTCTGCGCAATCGCGCCGCCTACTATAACAATTGGTTGTTATTTTCGGCATTGACAGAAGCCTTTTTGTTACGGATAGGTGAAGATGCTGATCCCATGCGTATCGATATAGCACTGAAGAAAATGGAGGAGTGGTATCTGGGCGATGGCTGGTACAGTGATGGACCTCATTTTGCCATGGATTATTATAATAGCTTTGTCATTCAGCCGATGTTGGTCGATATCTATCGTACGCTCATGGATGTAAAGAAGACGGGTAGCAAGGAATATGATGTAGTGCTAAAACGTATGCAACGCTATGCCACTTTTCAGGAACGGATGATTGGTGCCGATGGAAGTTTTCCGCCATTTGGTCGTTCGATAACTTATCGAACGGGTGCTTTCCAGGCTTTGGCACAGGTGGCGCTTATGGGTAGGTATCCGGAAGGACTGTCTCCGGGACAGATTAGAAGCGCGATGACGGCTATGCATCGTCGAATGTTCGATTCCTGTTCAAACTTTGATCCAAATGGATGGTTATTGCTGGGATTCTGCGGCGCACAGCCGGAAGTTGCGGATACCTATACTTCGACTGGAAGTTTATATATGACTACCCTCAGTTTTTTACCTTTGGGATTGCCGGCAAATGATCCATTCTGGACAAGTAAATTGGAAGACTGGACAACAAAGAAAGCTTGGCGAGGTGAGGCGTTTAAAAAAGATTATAAAGTTGGTTATTAA
- a CDS encoding alpha-L-fucosidase produces the protein MIKKLKTSIVAVLLAGTAIGQQAPAPFLPIPNPAQLRWHKAEYIMFVHFGMKTFYPSDNHMGTGDEDPNRFNPVQFNTDQWAKVAKEGGFKGMVLTTKHHDGFANWQTSTTDHGVASSAWQKGKGDVVRDLANSCRKNNLYFGLYVSIIDHHFNKYGSPKHQSYGDYYYDQIEELSTKYGPIDEYWFDGFNADNLKMDYPKIGRMIVAKQPHAVVYDSGVLVKTIPDRCIAWPGNHGGIKPDQNYRQLIDGVMRWYPNEASIILQGNWFHIGQPAVSLEKMKEYYLTSVGYGSTPLMNVSPNARGLMDEETEKTLIAFKSWVDQLHNSNPAFKKRATDDGHRGNSKKYAASQVNDGNYDSYFATDDGDDKASITIDLGKKTKIDGFILQEYIPLGQRVDDYSIECRVDGKWVEVFQGKKIGYKRIILAGGASAKDIKFPVSDAVRLHVNKSLACPLINNFQVIALGGV, from the coding sequence ATGATAAAAAAACTGAAAACTTCCATAGTGGCGGTTCTACTGGCTGGCACTGCAATCGGGCAGCAAGCTCCGGCACCATTTTTACCTATTCCAAATCCCGCACAATTGCGATGGCACAAAGCCGAATATATTATGTTTGTTCATTTTGGCATGAAGACATTTTATCCGAGTGACAACCATATGGGGACTGGAGATGAAGATCCAAACCGTTTTAATCCGGTACAATTCAATACAGACCAATGGGCTAAAGTGGCTAAAGAAGGCGGTTTTAAAGGGATGGTGCTAACGACAAAACACCACGATGGGTTTGCAAATTGGCAGACGTCGACCACAGACCATGGGGTTGCTTCTTCGGCTTGGCAGAAAGGAAAGGGAGATGTTGTGCGTGATCTGGCTAATTCCTGCCGAAAGAATAACCTCTATTTTGGATTATATGTCTCTATTATCGATCATCATTTTAACAAATATGGCTCGCCAAAACATCAATCCTATGGTGATTATTATTATGACCAAATTGAGGAGTTAAGTACCAAGTATGGCCCAATTGATGAATATTGGTTCGATGGATTTAATGCAGATAACCTAAAAATGGATTATCCTAAAATTGGACGAATGATCGTGGCGAAACAGCCCCATGCAGTGGTCTATGATTCTGGTGTTTTGGTCAAAACTATTCCGGATCGCTGTATCGCATGGCCAGGAAATCATGGTGGAATCAAGCCAGATCAAAATTACCGCCAATTAATCGACGGTGTGATGCGCTGGTATCCGAATGAGGCTTCCATTATCCTGCAGGGAAACTGGTTTCATATTGGTCAACCTGCCGTGAGTCTAGAAAAGATGAAAGAGTATTATTTGACTTCTGTTGGTTACGGTTCGACTCCATTAATGAATGTTTCGCCCAATGCACGGGGATTAATGGATGAAGAAACAGAGAAAACCCTGATCGCGTTTAAATCCTGGGTGGATCAATTGCACAATAGCAATCCTGCATTCAAAAAAAGGGCAACAGACGACGGCCATCGTGGCAATTCGAAAAAGTATGCAGCTTCACAAGTGAATGATGGAAATTATGACAGTTATTTCGCAACAGATGATGGCGATGATAAAGCAAGTATAACGATCGACTTAGGTAAGAAAACAAAAATTGATGGTTTTATCTTGCAAGAATACATTCCACTTGGTCAGCGGGTGGATGATTACAGTATTGAATGTCGTGTTGATGGGAAATGGGTTGAAGTTTTTCAAGGAAAGAAAATTGGGTATAAGCGTATTATATTGGCAGGAGGGGCTTCGGCAAAGGACATTAAATTTCCAGTATCAGATGCGGTTCGACTGCATGTCAATAAAAGTTTGGCTTGCCCGTTAATCAATAATTTTCAAGTGATTGCTTTGGGAGGAGTCTAG
- a CDS encoding GH92 family glycosyl hydrolase, whose translation MIYRIQFSVVLFFVIFNCYAQSNYINPFIGAVTSGEKAETGGHGFGKTFPGAATPFGLTQVSPNTITGGDNGSGYNYEHTSIEGFAFTQMSGIGWYGDLGNFLVMPTTGELKTSAGSLEHPENGYRSRFAKKDERARAGYYEVLLLDYNIKAEMTAAPHSGMLRFTFPKHQKSRIQIDLARRVGGTSTEQYVKVVDNHTIQGWMKCTPEGGGWGNGDGKANYTVYFYAQFSKRFIETGVWSCAIPEGQKRKLQDVTSASYQDMVAKSVVTKNIGIMEGKHLGFYTEFPTQANEQVLMKAGISFVSMEGAKNNLQTEIKDWNFNNVLQQTQKRWDDALGKIGVLGGTEDEKTIFYTALYHSMIDPRDFSDVDGKYVGGDEHIHQTKDFTKRTVFSGWDVFRSQFPLQTIINPTIVNDMINSLVTLAEESKHNYLERWEFLNAYSGCMIGNPAVSVITDAYRKGIANFDVEKAYKYARQTVEKFGNGEKVTTGGISTTLEYAYTEWCLSQLAARLNKTTDEHLYARRAQSYRNLFDPTVGWFRPKEQDGTWSKWPETGRLTQNYGCVESNPYQQGWFVPHDVDGLVGLLGGKEKAIADLNNFFELAPQDMMWNNYYNHANEPVHHVPFLYNRVGAPWLTQKWTREICSRAYHNSVYGLIGNEDVGQMSAWYVLAASGIHPVCPGDTRYEITSPVFNTVTFKLDPNYHSGTQFVIKTENNSPENRYIQKAELNGVPYNNCFIDHREIMRGGTLVLFMGSEPNKQWGLGKAFETQ comes from the coding sequence ATGATATACCGTATTCAATTCAGTGTTGTTTTATTTTTCGTGATTTTTAATTGCTATGCGCAGTCTAACTATATCAATCCGTTTATCGGCGCGGTCACAAGTGGTGAAAAAGCGGAAACGGGGGGACATGGCTTTGGTAAAACTTTTCCGGGGGCGGCGACTCCATTTGGCCTAACACAGGTTAGTCCTAACACGATTACCGGGGGAGACAATGGTTCTGGATACAACTACGAACATACCTCCATCGAGGGATTTGCTTTTACGCAAATGAGCGGTATAGGCTGGTACGGTGATTTAGGTAATTTTTTGGTGATGCCAACAACGGGAGAACTGAAAACTTCCGCGGGTAGCCTCGAACATCCAGAAAATGGCTACCGTTCCCGTTTCGCTAAAAAAGATGAAAGAGCCCGTGCAGGTTACTATGAGGTACTGCTTTTAGATTATAATATAAAGGCCGAAATGACTGCTGCACCACATAGTGGAATGCTCCGGTTTACTTTTCCTAAGCACCAAAAGTCACGGATTCAGATTGACTTAGCTCGGCGTGTAGGCGGGACATCTACGGAACAATATGTGAAAGTAGTGGACAACCATACCATTCAAGGATGGATGAAGTGCACACCCGAAGGTGGCGGTTGGGGAAATGGGGATGGAAAGGCAAATTATACCGTCTATTTTTATGCCCAATTTAGTAAGCGTTTTATTGAAACAGGGGTATGGAGTTGTGCCATTCCAGAAGGGCAAAAACGTAAATTACAGGATGTCACAAGTGCAAGCTACCAAGACATGGTGGCCAAATCTGTCGTTACCAAAAATATCGGTATCATGGAAGGGAAGCACTTAGGTTTTTATACCGAATTCCCCACGCAGGCAAATGAACAGGTATTGATGAAAGCCGGAATTTCATTTGTCAGTATGGAGGGGGCAAAAAATAATCTTCAAACAGAAATCAAAGATTGGAACTTTAATAATGTATTGCAGCAAACGCAGAAACGATGGGATGATGCTTTGGGAAAAATAGGTGTCCTTGGTGGGACAGAGGATGAGAAGACCATTTTTTACACGGCTCTGTACCATTCGATGATCGATCCGCGAGATTTCTCGGATGTAGATGGAAAATATGTTGGCGGTGACGAGCATATTCATCAAACGAAAGATTTTACCAAAAGAACGGTATTTAGTGGCTGGGATGTTTTTCGAAGTCAGTTTCCATTGCAAACGATTATTAATCCGACTATCGTAAACGATATGATCAATTCTTTGGTTACATTGGCAGAAGAAAGTAAACACAATTATTTAGAACGTTGGGAATTTTTGAACGCTTACAGTGGCTGTATGATCGGAAACCCTGCTGTATCGGTTATTACCGACGCTTATAGGAAAGGGATAGCCAACTTTGATGTAGAAAAGGCTTATAAATATGCGCGGCAAACGGTTGAAAAATTTGGAAATGGTGAAAAGGTAACTACCGGTGGAATTTCGACGACATTGGAATATGCTTATACAGAATGGTGTCTGTCGCAATTGGCGGCACGATTAAATAAAACGACCGATGAGCATTTATATGCGCGTCGTGCGCAAAGCTACAGAAACCTATTTGATCCAACAGTTGGCTGGTTTCGACCGAAAGAACAAGATGGTACATGGAGTAAATGGCCAGAGACGGGGCGCTTAACTCAAAATTACGGCTGTGTTGAGAGCAACCCTTATCAGCAAGGATGGTTTGTCCCTCATGATGTGGATGGGCTTGTAGGCCTTTTGGGTGGAAAGGAAAAAGCCATCGCGGATCTTAATAATTTTTTTGAACTTGCTCCACAAGACATGATGTGGAATAATTATTACAACCATGCCAATGAACCAGTACATCATGTACCATTTTTATATAATCGGGTAGGAGCTCCCTGGCTTACGCAAAAATGGACGCGAGAAATTTGTTCGCGTGCGTACCACAATTCAGTTTATGGTTTAATCGGTAATGAAGATGTGGGGCAGATGTCCGCATGGTATGTTTTGGCGGCCTCTGGCATACATCCCGTTTGTCCGGGCGACACACGCTACGAAATCACAAGCCCCGTATTTAATACAGTCACCTTTAAACTTGATCCCAACTATCATTCTGGGACACAGTTTGTAATCAAAACAGAAAATAATTCGCCTGAAAATCGCTACATCCAAAAAGCTGAACTTAATGGCGTCCCTTATAACAACTGTTTTATAGATCACCGTGAAATCATGCGAGGTGGGACCTTGGTACTGTTTATGGGAAGTGAACCTAATAAACAATGGGGGCTTGGTAAAGCTTTTGAAACACAATAA
- a CDS encoding AraC family transcriptional regulator — MNTIYEHFSFPPNQSFTIRMDDYTLEEKQHLHKHANYEIALIENGVGTRFINGSAETFHGTDLVLIAGDVSHCWRYQGTVDEQQQVRIIVVHFFPDFLGKGFLHIPEAKAISKLLQRAKKGIVFHGDVLDKAKLILEKMLTEKEMGRVLLFLKLMDLLSNTSSCRVLNDASQEIVYSDFETKKMDTVLQYILNNFNRQLSLVEMAAITAMAPNSFCRYFKLKTGRRFSDFIKELRINHAAKLLVQGNYSISESGYLSGYNNISNFNKHFKEIKGMSPRLFKKMRVV; from the coding sequence ATGAATACAATTTATGAGCACTTTTCTTTTCCTCCGAATCAGTCCTTTACTATTCGAATGGATGACTATACCCTGGAGGAAAAACAGCATTTGCATAAACATGCGAACTATGAAATTGCCTTGATAGAAAATGGAGTGGGGACTAGGTTTATCAATGGCAGTGCCGAAACTTTTCACGGGACGGATCTTGTGTTGATTGCGGGAGATGTTTCGCACTGCTGGAGATATCAGGGGACCGTTGATGAACAACAACAGGTTCGGATTATTGTGGTCCATTTTTTTCCAGATTTTCTAGGTAAAGGATTCTTGCATATTCCCGAAGCCAAGGCGATTAGCAAATTACTCCAACGGGCGAAAAAGGGGATTGTTTTCCATGGCGATGTGTTGGATAAAGCAAAATTGATCCTGGAAAAAATGTTGACTGAAAAAGAAATGGGACGGGTTCTACTTTTTCTCAAATTGATGGATTTGTTGAGCAATACATCATCTTGTAGAGTCTTGAACGACGCAAGTCAAGAGATTGTCTATAGTGATTTTGAAACGAAAAAAATGGATACTGTACTACAGTATATTTTAAATAACTTTAATCGCCAGCTTTCTCTTGTAGAGATGGCCGCTATCACCGCAATGGCTCCCAATTCCTTCTGTCGATATTTTAAGCTAAAAACCGGCAGACGTTTTTCTGACTTCATAAAAGAGCTTCGGATTAATCATGCCGCAAAATTGTTGGTGCAAGGAAACTATAGCATTTCAGAATCCGGTTACCTAAGTGGTTATAATAATATCTCTAATTTTAATAAGCATTTTAAGGAAATCAAAGGCATGAGTCCACGGCTATTTAAGAAAATGCGGGTTGTCTGA